One Coprobacter fastidiosus genomic window, CTCTAAATAGAGCTTTTTGTTCTTTAGGAGAATATACCGAAAGATTTATATCCCCTTTTTCAGAAACATACTTCAGGTCAAAAGAAACCGTGTCGGTCTGTATCCGTTCGACAGATGAAAGCTCTTTTTTTTGAAAAACGGCATTCAACCCTCTCCCCGATAAATCTTTTACATTAAAACTCAAAACCAAAGGTTCATAAGAAAGAACAGTTACCCGCTCATCTTTTCTTATGATCGATCCGGCAGCCAAAGAGACCAATCTTATCATAATTTCATCGGTATTCAACATTGTCGGATCTGACACGGAAACCTCAATCTCGTTCTTTCCTTCACGTACCATAACCGACGCCTTTTTATCACAATATAAAAAAGGGACACCATCTACAGCGACATATTGAGAAGTCGAATTATTCCAAAAATTCGCGCCTACTATCCCCAATGTTTTTTCCATTACTGCTTGTACGGATGACGTATTGCTCAATATTTTTATATCAGGATCGGAACAGTAATTTTTTAACTGAGAAGTAGTACACGACGGGATCAATACATAACTATAACGATTTTCATCCGAATCAGTATCATCCGAACAATTCCCATGCTCTTTCCATAAAGTCAAATAATAATCTTTCTGTACCGCCGTACTACCACCTTCATTTATATCTCTCCATGATCCTGTTTGTTGTTGCCGTATTGCTTTCAAATCCACAGATTCCGGAAAATAATAACCGACTTCCATTCCGGAATACTTTCCGGACAAATGCGCCCAAGTAACACCGGTCAAATTCAACGGAGCTGTATCCGATCCGAATAATGCATTTTGCTTTACACCGTCTACTGTAAAAACATTCCGGTTATCCGAGACCAATTTTCGCTGATCGATATAAGTACACACATTCACCTGACTTTTATTTGTAATGCCGGCACCTAATGCGACCAGCTCATCATCAAACATAAACCATGATTTTTTAGCACTCACCACCGGATCTTTCGATTCATAGAACATGCCGGAACAACCATATTTTCCGGAAATACCGACTCCTCCTACCCATGATTTTTCAGACAAAGTTTTAGCCTTTGCCGTAGAATTTTCGGCCACAGTCGTTCCTGATATACGATACGGATTTACGGTTGCCCAAAAATTTCCCTCATAATGGTTCTGATCCGGAGTATATAGATAAACTGCACCATCGGCATTATGCCATCCTCTGATATTCTCACGATTGGTATTCTCATAATTATATATACGGGAAGAATACATGGATATTCCTACCGCATACGTCGGACGATGCTGCACTGCTCTGTCCATACAGGGAAATTGACGATAAACTTCGTAAACTTCCCGTACAGGAATATCGGTATTTTCTATCAACGCTTTTGTTTCTTTAATCGCTCGAATAGAATTCATGTACGCATAATAATCCGAAAAAGTTTTATCAGAAATCAACCAGTCTTTTACCAAAGAAGCAATCCTCAAAGAACTCTCTTCAGGAAGTAAATACCGCAACCGCATCAGAATCTGTACCAATGAACGTCCCCTTTTATGGTCTGTAGTAGCAGATCGGGCAATCTCCCGCCCTCTTACCATAGACATCATGCCTCCCCGAAATACAAGAGGCTCAAAAGCTCTCCATATCCATTCGGAAACCACATTTCTATTCTCTTCAGAAAAATCGATAGAAGAACCATGATATAATATCATCAAGTCGGTTAAAGTAGCTAACAACGATGTTCCGTAACCACCTGTGTACGGATGACGTTCGTGCTGTATAAACGAACCGTCTTCATAAAACCCGTCACCTTGAGTTACATAATCAAACAAAGGATTCAGACTATTACGAGCATAAATAACATCCGTTTCATTACCAGAAATAATGCCCCGTACAGCAATAACCGTCGCTATCCACGCCAGATTAGCACCTGTGTAATGTCCTACATCCGGACAAAAATGAAATACCGGAAGCAAATACTTGTTCCGTAAATCGGGAGGCATATTATCATACATCAAAACAATGACATTATTCAACCTGAGAGGAGCTCCGATTTTATAATCCCACCAATTTTGTCCCGAATCATTGGTACTTTCGTTATACTGATTCATATACATCCATTCCAAAGCCGAAAGAATGTCCGATTTCAATTGCTCATTCCGATACAAGTCCGATCCGTCCAAATTATAAGCCAGAGCCATGCTCTGCAACCGATCATACGATTCAGTTATATCGGCAGAACTGCCATATGAAAGATCGTTCCATAACCGAGATCTGCCGGAATCTTTAATCATCGCATCCCACTGCTTTTTTCCGGCCGAAGTCAAACTGGTAATTTTATTTTTAATTTCTATTACTTCCGGATCATAGGGATACCCGGTCAACTCATTATACCAATTAAGACGTAAATCGTTTAAATCCAAAGCCAATATAGGCAACGGTAAACAGAACGCAAATACTAAACAAAAACCTTTTTTTATCATGGTATTCATACTCATAGTAGTCTGATTTTAAGGTTCTACTTCAATTTCTACTTCTCTCACAACAGTTTGAGAACGGTCGACATTGGCATTAGTTGCTACAAAAGTCACTCTATACTTACCCGGTTCTTTATAAATATACTTATACTCCGACAAACGTTGCTCGGTCATGCCTTTCAACGGTGTAGGACGATCCGGACCTAAATCTATCTGCGATTGGCGAACTAAAGGTTTTGTTATCATCCAATTCTCACTTGCTTCCTGCGATGAAGTACCTGCCGGTCCAAGCAATGTTATAACCGATAAAATTGTCGAACGACAAGCTCCCCCAATTCCGGCATCAACTAATGAAAACCCTGCTGATGACATATCAGCAATAACTTGTTCTCCGAATAAATTAGTCTCCGTCGATAACTGGAAATCCCGAACATACCATGTTCGACAAGCCCCGGCTATCGCCGTAGCCTGATTAACATAGCGTAATCCTATATATACAGGTTTACCTTCTTCCATAAATTCATTCATCTTTAAAGTTCCCGAATTGACATAAGTCCCGTTCGTATTACCCGTAGCTATCGTAAAACGATCGGTTATATCAGTCCATGTAGCAGCTTTCACATGTGATATATCCGAATAGTTTCCGTTAAAGTCTGATGAAATCAATATCGAAAAATGATTCTCCTGGACTCCATACTTAGTCGCTGTACTGAAAGACAGATTATAATCTCCACTCTCCAATATTCGATGCTCTCGACAAGAATATTCGCTATATACTTCACCGGTAAATACAGAAATAATATCAGGATCTCCGGTAAACTCAAATACAGCCTGTTCGCCGGCCTTTATTTTAGGCGTAAGCAATGTAACCTTAAAATCTTCTACATCACCGCTCAATTCCATCTGAGGATCACAAGCAGTTACCCCAATCAGCCCCCAAAACAATGAACCGATATATACAGAGGCTCTAAATATCTCTTTTAGATTTATACTTATTTTTTCCATTACCATTGAGGATTTTGAGTCAACTTTTTATTTAAAATCATTTCTCGTGCCGGAATAGGGAACAAAAGATGCCTTTGTGATACATTCCGGAAAGCTAATACAAAAAATTGCCCGCTATATTCCATATCGATCAAATTTTCTATATTTTTCATATTTTCGACAAGCTTACCCCATCGGATAAGATCTTGTTTTCGCAATGCCTCAAAACATAGCTCCCGAGAACGTTCATTCATAATTTCCTCTTGGAAAGATGTCTCATTGAGTCCTGATAAATCACAGGATTCCGGTTGTGTCAGATCGGTTTTACCGTTTACATCCAATAACCTGAAAGCCCTGCGACGCACAAGATTTATAGCATTATAAGCCTCCTGAGTAGGGCCATGATTTACAGCATTATCAGCTTCAGCAAACATTAATAAGACATCGGAATAACGCAACAACGGAAAGTTTTGTGAAGTAGCATTATTCGCTCTCGGATAAACAGTCTCATATTCCCGACGCCATTTACCGCAATAACGTTTCCATGCATCAAAACCTATGGCTTCCGGACGCGGAATATGAGAGCCGTCCTTACCGTATGTATAAGGTGCGATTGCCCAATCTCTTCGCAAATCACCCGTATCATATAAACGGTAAAGATATGCTGTAGCACTTATATGCCCATAGGCCAACCCTATTTCCTCGCTCTCACTACGCAAACCCAGCCAAGCTCCGACACGCCCCGTCTCACGATAAGAATTTTGGGCATTACCCCAAAACTCCACTTCCCAAATACTCTCTTTTATGTCATATTTATCCTGTGCATAATTGATGAATACCTGACTATAATCCGGATGTAAACGATGACCTGATTCTGTATCGTCTATTACTTTTTTTGCCCACGAACGAGCTTCGGCATAACGACTTTCATCATTTAACGGATTACCGGCCATACGCAGACAAACCCGAGCTAAAATACCTCGTACCGCAGATTTCGTGACCCGACCGCCGAATCCTGCTTCCGTAGCCGACTGAACCAAATCTTCAGCCAAATCCATATCTCCGATAATCTGTTCATATACCTTTTCCGAAGGAGTTCTCCCGACTTCTTTATTTTTGAGATCAACAGCAGGAGACAATATCAAAGGAACATCGCCCCAATGTTCTACTAAAATAAAATAATAATATGCTCTCAAAAAAAGAGTTTCGCCCTTTATCCGGTCTGCCAATAAAGGATCGACAGCAGGTTTCTGTTCAAGGCTCGCTAATACAAGATTGGCTCGATTAATTCCATCATACAAAATTTTCCACAGTCCTTGTACTATATTATCGGAAGTAGAAAAATTATATACTTGAGGACCTTCCATTACCTCTTCCCGGTTAAAATAACCTTCATCAGCCTCATTTCCCATACGACAGATATACTGCTGACCATAGAAAGCCGTATTTCCCAAAATATCATAAACACCGGCTAATGCATATTCCAACTGATCCTCCGTTTCGTAATAAGTCAACGACAAAAAATCATCCGGCTCTGTATCCAAAAAATCTGAACATGATGATAAAAAAGCCGAAAGACAGGCTACAAGAATATAATATTTATATTTCATACTATTCTAAATTTAAAGTTTCAAAATGTCGTTTTCAAACTGAACATAAATGATTTAGCCGAAGGATAGGCCGAATAATCGAATGAAGGTGTCAAAATACTGCTTCTTGTAGAAACAGACGGATCCATCCCCGAATATCCCGTAAATGTCACTAAGTTTCTTGCTGTAAAACTCAAATTTAAAGAACTGAGATATATCCTCTTCAACCATTTCCGCGGGAAATTATACCCGAAAGTCAGATTCTGCAACCGCAGATAAGAACCATCTTCCAGAACACGAGAAGAATGATACCCTGCAGGACCTTGTCCTCCTGTCCGAAAATATTTATTGCTTCTATTTTCCGGAGTCCACCTGTTTTCATAACTTTTATACTGATTTATATCTGTAGCCACCAGAGCATTCCCTTCGAGAAAAAGACGATTGGCGTTATAAACATCGTTACCATAAGACCAACTTAAGAATATTCCCAATGAAAAGCCTTTATATGTAAATGTATTATTAAAACCTCCGGTATGCAACGGTTGCCCCCGACCGATAATTGTCTGATCATAAGTATTGACAACTCCATCGCCGTTTAAATCCCGATATTTGATATCACCCGGTTGTATCACCGACCGTTCATTTCCGTTGGTCGGGACATTATCTTTAAGAATATATTTCCCCGGTGAAGGCTGGTCAAAATCTTCTTCTTGATAAATTCCATCAAACACATATCCGAAAAACATTCCCGTCGGTTGCCCCACCTGCGCAACATACAGCGGAGAATTATTAAAATTCGTATTCAAAGGAACAAAAGAATACAGATTGCGTTGATTTCCGGTAAGAGACAATATTTTATTACGATTAAAACTTATGTTGAAATCACTTTCCCAACGGAAATTCCGAGTTTTAACATTTACGGTTTTCAAAGATATTTCCAATCCTCGGTTTCTCATTTTTCCGACATTTTCATAGGCCGATTCAAAACCCATTGTATAAGGAAGATCTGCCAATAGTAACAAATCCCGGGTAATTTTTTGATACCAATCGACCGTCAGTTGTACTCTATCTCTAAAAAATCCGATATCTACTCCAATATCGAACTGACCTGTCCTTTCCCACTTCAATTCGGAGTTGGAAATACCCGAAGGAATAAAGCCATGTGTTGGAGTGCCGTTATTGAAAGAGTAACAACTCGCAATAGGCAATCCTATCGAAGGATAATAAGAAAAATCAGAAACCCTGTTATTGCCCGTTTCTCCATAACTTGTTCTCAATTTACCGGTAGAAATAAAAGAGACTCTTTTCATAAACGGTTCTTCTGAAAAATTCCAGGCAAATGCACCTGACGGAAAATATCCCCACCGATTCCCGGGTGCAAATCGAGAAGATCCGTCACCTCGGAATGTAAACGTAAATAAATATCTCGAATACAAACTATAATTTACACGTCCGAAAAAAGATGCCATAGTATAATGCGTATTATCCGACGTTACCGTGTAAGGAGTTCCCTCACTTAAACCATCGATTCCCAATTCTTCGTTCGGCACTAAAATTGCAGACGAGCCGTAAGTCGTGTTCCTTCCTCCTTGTACCGAAAATCCGGCAACTGCATTCAAATGATGAGCGCCAGAAAATGTTTTATTATAAGTTACCGTATTCTCATTACTCCACACCGAACGTTCATCATTGAGAACCGATCCCCACTGGCCTCTTGTATTCAATTTATTCAAAGGACTTCCTTGTGTCGTTTTCGAATTATTAAAGGTCTCTCGCCGTTGCATCCGTTTATTTAAAGCACCGGTAATCCGAATAGTCAATCCGCTAAGTGGTTTTGCTTCCAAATAAGCGTTCGTCGTAAGGACCTTTAACCGGGTCTTTCTCGACTCATTCGCATTTGAGAGTACCGGATTGATCCGTACATCAGTTGCCGACAGGTTATCCTCATCCACAATTTCATCCAATATATCCAAGCTGCCTCCGGTTCCTACCGGCCTATATGCCCACGTACGATACAGCAAATAAGTCGTAGAATTGCTTTCAGTATCACCCGTAGCCAGGTTTTGTCCGAACTTTGTCATTTCAGTATATCCGGCATTTAATCCGGCAGAGAAAAAGCGATTTATTCGTTGATCCAAAGAAACTCGTCCTGTATATCGATCATATCCGGAATTATCAATAACTCCATTCTGATTATAAGTAGAACCGGAAACGGAATATTTCGTACGATCATTACCGCCTCTTATACTCAAGTTATATGTCATCAGCAAAGGACAATCATTCTGTATCTCATCTTGCCAATTTATCCCTTTCATATTTTTATAATCGTCCAAAGTCATATTGCATCCTGACAAATAGCGTCTCTCGGTAATATCCGGCTTTAGTTCGAGATTATAACGAACAAACTCATACGGAGACATCATCTCCATCTGTTTGCTGATTTCTTGCCATCCCAACGATGCACTGAACGATATAATCGGGCGACTTTTCCGTCCTTTCTTTGTCGTTATGACCACAACTCCATTAGCAGCCCGAGCTCCATAAATAGCCGTAGCCGAAGCATCTTTCAAAATATTTAAGGATTCTATATCATCATTACTTATCGAAGCCGCATCAAAATCTTCCATAGGGAAACCGTCTACGACATATAACGGAGAATTATCTTGAGTCAAGGAATTATTTCCACGAATCAATATTCCGGGAGTCTCTCCGGGTTGCCCGTCAGAGGCCTGTATCTGTACACCGGCAACACGACCTTCCAAAGCCTCGCTAAAAGAAGATACCGGAATGGTTGACAACTCGTCCATGTCTACTTTCGCAACTGATCCGGTCACATCTTTCCGGGAAAAAGATCCATATCCCATTACTACGACTTCATTCAACTGACGCACATCTTCGGTCATAATAACCCGCAACTGCTTATTTTTTTTCACAGGGATTTCTTGAGATTCATAACCGACAAACGAAAATATCAAAACCGAAGTATCAGAAGACACAGAAATAGAAAAAGCTCCATTCGCATCACTCATCGTTCCTCGGGAAGTTCCCTTTAACATAATACTGACACCGGGCAGCATTTCCCCTTTCTCATCCATTACTTTTCCCGAAATATTACGGTTTTGCTGAGCATAAACAGAAACACAGGATAACAAAACAAGAAAAAACATATATACGAACCGCCATTTTCGTAATAATGACAGTAGATAGATACAATAATAATCGTTTATTTTCATGGCCTGACATATATTAGGTTATTTCTTTAATACTCTATCTTTGAAACGAAGCATAGCTTCGAGATAGTAATAATCGGCATAGCTCAAAGGGACATCTATTTCCCTATTCCCGGGCAAATAACCGACAGAATGTTTCAGAATAAAGAATTTGTTTGTTCCCGGCTTGGCTGTATAAGCCGGAGAAGCCAAAGCGCGCAATTGCGTCTCGGCAACAGCAAGATATTCATCAGCTTCATCTGCCTTTACATAATCACTCAATTCTATTAGGGCCGAACATATTATAGCACCTGCCGAAACATCTCGATATGCATGAGGAATATTAGGTGCATCAAAGTCCCAATAAGGAATTTTATCTTTAGGCAAATTTTTATGACGAATGATAAAAGATGCGATCTTGCGGGCCATTTCGAGATAAGACTTATTTCCGGTCTCCCTATACATCATCGTATAGCCGTATAGCCCCCAGGCTTGTCCCCTCGCCCATGCACTTTCGTTACTATATCCCTGATGCGTCTCTTTTTTCTCTACTGCTCCGGTTTTAGGATTATAAGAGACAACATGATATGAACTGTTATCTTTTCTAAAATGGTTTTTTAAGGTCGTATCGGCATGCCTGACGGCAATATTCTTAAATACCGGATCACCACTTGTTTTATATGCCCACATCAATAACTCCAAATTCATCATATTATCGATAATAACCGGAAAACTCCAACCGCATTTACCGGTATCCCAAGATTGCGTACAACCCACTTGAACATTAAAACGAGAGCTTAACGCCTTTGCTCCAGCCAACAGGACATCTTCTGTTTCTTTATCCTTTCCGCATAACCGCCATTTATTGCCATAGCTGCAATAAAGCATAAAACCGATATCATGCGTTTTATTATTATTTTTTTGTGTCTTCAGATAAGTTGTAAATTTCTCAGCATTTTTACGAACAGTAACGTTTCCCGTATACTCATAAATATACCAAAGAGATCCCGGGAAAAAACCGCTCACCCAAGAAGACGGAGATACCCGATGTAAAGATCCGTCCGGCAAAATAGAATGAGGTAAAAGGCCCGGAGTAGAAGACATCTCGTTTATTAATCCTGCATATTGAGAACTTGCGTTTTTGAAAGCTTCATCAATAACTTTGCTCATACTGTTTTTTTGAGCAATTGTATTATTCGCAAATAGTAACAAAGAAGCTATCAAAACACATATTTTTTTCAAAACAAGTATTTGCATATATGTATATCTTAGAACCGACTCAGACCTATCCCCGAGCTTTCAAATATCAGATGAGACAAGAATAAGCCGGTAGTTTTATAATAAAAAATTAACACCTACACTTTTTCATTTACAGAAATGTTATCAATATAAAAAACAGATTTCGCACGACTGAAATCTTGTCCCCCATCGACAGCAATTCTCAATTCAAAAGGCTCATCAAAATTTAAACTATGAGATTTCTTATCCGAAACGATTTTTCCTGATCCAAAATCCACTTCTACGGTGTATAAATGCCAATCATTATCACCCGTTATATTGACATTTTCACCACGACCGGCAATCGGTTTATTTCCTTTACCTTCTGCAAAACCGACAAAAGAGACATTCAGTATTACAGGTTTAGCTGACCGAGCATAAAACGACACCTTTATTTTTTTTCGACTTAATTGAAGACCTTTCTGAGCTACAAAATTTTTATAACGGGTATCGATCCTATCATTACAAACAAATCGTAGAGATTTATCTCCTTCATACGCAACATTTACAACAGGCATTATCGATGAATTCGGCAAATTATTTTTATACCATTCTCCATTCTCAACCCCTCCACGTTTGGTTTTTACCGTACCTTCTTCAAATCCGGCATTCATCAACTTATTTTCTTGTGCCCAAAGAGATGATAATCCCCCTAACAAAACAGCAATCAATAATAATTTATTTCTCATCACTTTTAGATTTTAAACTATAAGACTCCTTCCTAACGTATAACTCGATACACTTTATTCCCATTCATCTGCACCAAATACACCCCCTGTGGCAAATCAAATACCGAAGAAGAACCATCAACATATGCCGATTTTACCAAACTTCCTGTTGCTGTATAAAAAGAGACTTTCCCCTCAATACCGTTCACGACAATTCCCGAAGAACTACCATATATTTCACCAGAACAATTGTCGCTATAAGATTTTATACCGGAAGCATTTCCTGCAACAATACTCACATTATCCAATGCAACATAAGCATTTTTACCCGTCATATCTTGCGGACCGGCAATACCTATACGAAAGGTAAAAGGCTGAGTAAAATCCCATTCCGTTTCTTCTAAAACATCAGTTACAGTTCCGGCCATAACTTTACCGGAAGAGTAATCTAAAACTTTTGTGTATTTTCGCCATACATCATCAGCCGGAATAGTAAACACGCCATTTCCTAAATCAACTTTATTCGCACCTGCAGCATTTTTCCCTACCAATGCAAGATAAATATCCATTTCTGCATTTTTTCCCTTTGCCCAGAAAGTAAGTGTATAGACCTGTTTCTCTACTGCAGCAGCTATTTCATCTCTTCTATAATAAGTTTTGGCAGTAGTCAAAATATTTGAATTTCCATGAAGCCTCATAGTCTTACTTCCCCCATCTTCCAACGGCAAATCAGGACTATGATCTACTATTGCGGCATCACCTCTAACCATTTGAGAAGCGACTATCCAGCCATCCGAGTTTTCAAAATCTCCATTCGTAATTAAATTTTGGGCTTTAGAAATAACTCCAGCTAATAAAAAAACCGAAAGAAGCAGTAATCTGTTTTTCATAATCTAAAATATTTAAAGGTTAATATTATTTATCGGTCTATTCCGACAATACAAATATCAAGTACGAAAAACAGGAATTGGTTTACAGACATTTATAAGATGTATAAAAACGGAGTTATACCATTTTTTAAACATTTTATGGACAAATACCGCACATAAACAGATGTTATTTATCGGCTTTTCTCTTTTCCTTTATAAACTCGCTCGGAGTCATACCAAAGCGTTTTTTAAAACAAGTACCGAAATAACGAGATTCGGTAAAGCCTACTCGATCCGATATTTCACTTATATTCAAATCCGTATCGGTCAAAAGCTGTACAGCTCGTTTCAACTTTATTTCTAAAATAAACGTTTTCACAGAATGTCTGGTCAACAGTTTTATTTTTTTGTACAACAACGAACGGCTCATTGCCATATCTAAAACAAAATTTTCCACATCATATGACGGATCATCCATATTTTTCTCTATCAACGCTAATGCTCTTTGCAAAAAAATACTATCCGCAGATTCCACCGAAACGGGAGTCGGCACAGGTACCAATGTTTTTCCTGAAATCATTCGTTGGGTTTCAAGAGTTCGAATCAAATTCTGTATCTGCCGAATCAATAACGCTGAATCGAATGGCTTTTCTATATATAAGTCCGCCCCAGAGTCCATACCCTTCCATTTGTCTTTTTCAGATAAACGTGAGGATAAAATAATGATCGGTATATTTGATGTTGTAGGATTGGATTTCAATTGCCTACATAGTTCAAAACCATCGATTATAGGAATCATGATCTCTGTAAGTATCACAGA contains:
- a CDS encoding polysaccharide lyase 8 family protein — translated: MSMNTMIKKGFCLVFAFCLPLPILALDLNDLRLNWYNELTGYPYDPEVIEIKNKITSLTSAGKKQWDAMIKDSGRSRLWNDLSYGSSADITESYDRLQSMALAYNLDGSDLYRNEQLKSDILSALEWMYMNQYNESTNDSGQNWWDYKIGAPLRLNNVIVLMYDNMPPDLRNKYLLPVFHFCPDVGHYTGANLAWIATVIAVRGIISGNETDVIYARNSLNPLFDYVTQGDGFYEDGSFIQHERHPYTGGYGTSLLATLTDLMILYHGSSIDFSEENRNVVSEWIWRAFEPLVFRGGMMSMVRGREIARSATTDHKRGRSLVQILMRLRYLLPEESSLRIASLVKDWLISDKTFSDYYAYMNSIRAIKETKALIENTDIPVREVYEVYRQFPCMDRAVQHRPTYAVGISMYSSRIYNYENTNRENIRGWHNADGAVYLYTPDQNHYEGNFWATVNPYRISGTTVAENSTAKAKTLSEKSWVGGVGISGKYGCSGMFYESKDPVVSAKKSWFMFDDELVALGAGITNKSQVNVCTYIDQRKLVSDNRNVFTVDGVKQNALFGSDTAPLNLTGVTWAHLSGKYSGMEVGYYFPESVDLKAIRQQQTGSWRDINEGGSTAVQKDYYLTLWKEHGNCSDDTDSDENRYSYVLIPSCTTSQLKNYCSDPDIKILSNTSSVQAVMEKTLGIVGANFWNNSTSQYVAVDGVPFLYCDKKASVMVREGKNEIEVSVSDPTMLNTDEIMIRLVSLAAGSIIRKDERVTVLSYEPLVLSFNVKDLSGRGLNAVFQKKELSSVERIQTDTVSFDLKYVSEKGDINLSVYSPKEQKALFRVTDMNGRLFVERELSLVSGMENYYLPSKFFSSGCYLLSLILSDRVISKKFIR
- a CDS encoding DUF5017 domain-containing protein; the encoded protein is MEKISINLKEIFRASVYIGSLFWGLIGVTACDPQMELSGDVEDFKVTLLTPKIKAGEQAVFEFTGDPDIISVFTGEVYSEYSCREHRILESGDYNLSFSTATKYGVQENHFSILISSDFNGNYSDISHVKAATWTDITDRFTIATGNTNGTYVNSGTLKMNEFMEEGKPVYIGLRYVNQATAIAGACRTWYVRDFQLSTETNLFGEQVIADMSSAGFSLVDAGIGGACRSTILSVITLLGPAGTSSQEASENWMITKPLVRQSQIDLGPDRPTPLKGMTEQRLSEYKYIYKEPGKYRVTFVATNANVDRSQTVVREVEIEVEP
- a CDS encoding RagB/SusD family nutrient uptake outer membrane protein, producing MKYKYYILVACLSAFLSSCSDFLDTEPDDFLSLTYYETEDQLEYALAGVYDILGNTAFYGQQYICRMGNEADEGYFNREEVMEGPQVYNFSTSDNIVQGLWKILYDGINRANLVLASLEQKPAVDPLLADRIKGETLFLRAYYYFILVEHWGDVPLILSPAVDLKNKEVGRTPSEKVYEQIIGDMDLAEDLVQSATEAGFGGRVTKSAVRGILARVCLRMAGNPLNDESRYAEARSWAKKVIDDTESGHRLHPDYSQVFINYAQDKYDIKESIWEVEFWGNAQNSYRETGRVGAWLGLRSESEEIGLAYGHISATAYLYRLYDTGDLRRDWAIAPYTYGKDGSHIPRPEAIGFDAWKRYCGKWRREYETVYPRANNATSQNFPLLRYSDVLLMFAEADNAVNHGPTQEAYNAINLVRRRAFRLLDVNGKTDLTQPESCDLSGLNETSFQEEIMNERSRELCFEALRKQDLIRWGKLVENMKNIENLIDMEYSGQFFVLAFRNVSQRHLLFPIPAREMILNKKLTQNPQW
- a CDS encoding SusC/RagA family TonB-linked outer membrane protein, which encodes MKINDYYCIYLLSLLRKWRFVYMFFLVLLSCVSVYAQQNRNISGKVMDEKGEMLPGVSIMLKGTSRGTMSDANGAFSISVSSDTSVLIFSFVGYESQEIPVKKNKQLRVIMTEDVRQLNEVVVMGYGSFSRKDVTGSVAKVDMDELSTIPVSSFSEALEGRVAGVQIQASDGQPGETPGILIRGNNSLTQDNSPLYVVDGFPMEDFDAASISNDDIESLNILKDASATAIYGARAANGVVVITTKKGRKSRPIISFSASLGWQEISKQMEMMSPYEFVRYNLELKPDITERRYLSGCNMTLDDYKNMKGINWQDEIQNDCPLLMTYNLSIRGGNDRTKYSVSGSTYNQNGVIDNSGYDRYTGRVSLDQRINRFFSAGLNAGYTEMTKFGQNLATGDTESNSTTYLLYRTWAYRPVGTGGSLDILDEIVDEDNLSATDVRINPVLSNANESRKTRLKVLTTNAYLEAKPLSGLTIRITGALNKRMQRRETFNNSKTTQGSPLNKLNTRGQWGSVLNDERSVWSNENTVTYNKTFSGAHHLNAVAGFSVQGGRNTTYGSSAILVPNEELGIDGLSEGTPYTVTSDNTHYTMASFFGRVNYSLYSRYLFTFTFRGDGSSRFAPGNRWGYFPSGAFAWNFSEEPFMKRVSFISTGKLRTSYGETGNNRVSDFSYYPSIGLPIASCYSFNNGTPTHGFIPSGISNSELKWERTGQFDIGVDIGFFRDRVQLTVDWYQKITRDLLLLADLPYTMGFESAYENVGKMRNRGLEISLKTVNVKTRNFRWESDFNISFNRNKILSLTGNQRNLYSFVPLNTNFNNSPLYVAQVGQPTGMFFGYVFDGIYQEEDFDQPSPGKYILKDNVPTNGNERSVIQPGDIKYRDLNGDGVVNTYDQTIIGRGQPLHTGGFNNTFTYKGFSLGIFLSWSYGNDVYNANRLFLEGNALVATDINQYKSYENRWTPENRSNKYFRTGGQGPAGYHSSRVLEDGSYLRLQNLTFGYNFPRKWLKRIYLSSLNLSFTARNLVTFTGYSGMDPSVSTRSSILTPSFDYSAYPSAKSFMFSLKTTF
- a CDS encoding glycoside hydrolase family 88 protein, encoding MQILVLKKICVLIASLLLFANNTIAQKNSMSKVIDEAFKNASSQYAGLINEMSSTPGLLPHSILPDGSLHRVSPSSWVSGFFPGSLWYIYEYTGNVTVRKNAEKFTTYLKTQKNNNKTHDIGFMLYCSYGNKWRLCGKDKETEDVLLAGAKALSSRFNVQVGCTQSWDTGKCGWSFPVIIDNMMNLELLMWAYKTSGDPVFKNIAVRHADTTLKNHFRKDNSSYHVVSYNPKTGAVEKKETHQGYSNESAWARGQAWGLYGYTMMYRETGNKSYLEMARKIASFIIRHKNLPKDKIPYWDFDAPNIPHAYRDVSAGAIICSALIELSDYVKADEADEYLAVAETQLRALASPAYTAKPGTNKFFILKHSVGYLPGNREIDVPLSYADYYYLEAMLRFKDRVLKK
- a CDS encoding T9SS type A sorting domain-containing protein; translated protein: MKNRLLLLSVFLLAGVISKAQNLITNGDFENSDGWIVASQMVRGDAAIVDHSPDLPLEDGGSKTMRLHGNSNILTTAKTYYRRDEIAAAVEKQVYTLTFWAKGKNAEMDIYLALVGKNAAGANKVDLGNGVFTIPADDVWRKYTKVLDYSSGKVMAGTVTDVLEETEWDFTQPFTFRIGIAGPQDMTGKNAYVALDNVSIVAGNASGIKSYSDNCSGEIYGSSSGIVVNGIEGKVSFYTATGSLVKSAYVDGSSSVFDLPQGVYLVQMNGNKVYRVIR